Proteins found in one Paenibacillus sp. FSL R10-2782 genomic segment:
- a CDS encoding helix-turn-helix transcriptional regulator — protein sequence MKKGRMFYTIFITILVLGIGLVASFGSYIYFTTISSVVERVSNTKQSYMMQIKNSLEQKIQTIEYAFNTYSTTSSFDEVVKHPITEKDFVAYRNVNSQLNYIATMGLEGTEYSLISLDQNWKISNGSLSYLTKTEREKLFKTYIDHQDKGLFWIKTDKGIRFVNTLPVFSKKKQAIALSDISVQTLNRTIQAEDHMAVFILNNQGDLMYETEPVKQLLSTQQLQDISEATAAPDNSGMLTLEKTKYQPAQQVIYAKSAYNNWTYLTILDKKEISNALQTTKFGIITMVLVLTLLIVVVAYMGAVYFTKPFQKIKRSLPKNPNFSFKNEPSRNEVDWIIDSIDSIVTEKESLESLIQSEMPQLETQLILNLFRRRISAEELARKMPRLGYPQLENQMYITLLIQLDNLGDREPSDKDVLLLAINKIVEETIPEQQRMLPIILNDDIQATILMFTGKNEQEINKQVLDDATLLIQTVKEYLNVSISIGISKSYDNLLESKEACEMSKQALHHRLNLGKESIIFYEDISTVISGPVLLHYPTEMESQLFDAIRIGDEEQVRLTVHSLLTEIMTKNNHSMNFEVLLVRFVNNLIQLEQLLGIEVLLTQNNHALYHRLLDIRNPEEIERMLVEQVISPMVKSMKEKTNQQFRCLSEKIAAMIRAEYDQELSLELIGERLHYNPNYLSSIFKKEYGTTFSEYLMNYRLQMGKKWLVETNMTIKEIAERLQYHNPQNFIRSFRKKEQVTPGAYRKMKQAN from the coding sequence ATGAAAAAAGGCAGGATGTTCTACACCATTTTTATTACGATTCTGGTTTTGGGAATAGGTTTGGTGGCAAGCTTTGGTAGCTACATTTATTTTACAACAATCAGCTCTGTTGTAGAAAGAGTCTCCAACACCAAGCAAAGCTACATGATGCAGATCAAAAACAGTCTGGAGCAGAAAATCCAAACGATTGAATATGCCTTTAATACGTATAGTACGACCAGTTCATTTGATGAAGTCGTAAAACATCCCATTACAGAAAAAGATTTTGTAGCGTATCGGAATGTGAATTCGCAACTCAATTATATCGCTACGATGGGATTAGAAGGAACGGAATATTCACTGATTAGCCTAGATCAGAATTGGAAGATCTCCAATGGAAGCCTGTCCTATTTGACGAAAACGGAACGAGAGAAGCTATTTAAAACCTATATCGACCATCAGGATAAGGGGCTGTTCTGGATTAAAACAGACAAGGGAATCCGCTTTGTTAATACCTTGCCTGTATTCTCCAAAAAGAAGCAAGCCATTGCTCTGTCGGATATTTCGGTGCAAACGTTAAATCGTACAATTCAGGCAGAGGATCACATGGCCGTTTTTATTCTGAATAATCAAGGCGATTTAATGTACGAAACGGAGCCCGTTAAACAATTATTATCCACCCAGCAGCTTCAGGACATTTCGGAGGCTACGGCTGCACCCGACAATTCAGGCATGTTGACACTGGAAAAAACCAAGTACCAGCCTGCTCAGCAGGTCATTTATGCCAAGTCTGCTTATAACAACTGGACCTATTTAACGATATTAGATAAAAAGGAGATTTCGAATGCACTTCAAACGACTAAATTTGGAATCATCACGATGGTACTTGTACTCACGCTCTTGATTGTTGTGGTGGCGTATATGGGAGCCGTTTATTTTACAAAACCATTCCAGAAAATTAAACGCAGCCTGCCTAAGAATCCTAATTTTTCGTTCAAAAATGAGCCTTCCCGAAATGAAGTTGACTGGATTATTGATTCGATTGACAGCATTGTAACGGAAAAGGAGAGCCTGGAAAGTCTCATTCAGTCCGAAATGCCACAGCTTGAAACTCAATTGATTCTTAACCTGTTCCGCAGGCGTATTTCAGCAGAGGAACTGGCACGAAAAATGCCACGTTTGGGCTATCCGCAACTGGAGAACCAAATGTATATTACCCTGTTGATTCAACTGGATAATCTGGGAGATCGGGAGCCCTCGGATAAGGACGTTTTACTGCTGGCTATTAACAAAATCGTAGAAGAAACCATTCCAGAGCAGCAGCGAATGCTTCCCATCATTTTGAACGATGACATCCAGGCGACCATTTTAATGTTTACAGGCAAGAATGAACAGGAAATAAACAAGCAAGTGCTGGATGATGCCACCCTTTTGATTCAAACTGTAAAAGAGTATTTGAATGTATCCATCAGTATCGGCATTAGTAAGTCATATGACAATTTGTTAGAGAGCAAGGAAGCCTGTGAGATGAGTAAGCAAGCCTTGCACCATCGTTTAAATTTAGGCAAAGAATCCATTATATTTTATGAAGACATTTCCACAGTCATTTCAGGCCCGGTGCTGCTTCATTATCCGACGGAAATGGAATCGCAGTTGTTTGACGCCATTAGAATAGGAGATGAAGAGCAAGTACGACTTACCGTACATTCCTTATTGACTGAAATAATGACAAAGAACAATCATTCCATGAACTTTGAGGTGCTGTTGGTGCGGTTCGTGAATAACCTCATTCAATTGGAGCAGCTGTTAGGGATTGAAGTGCTGCTGACCCAGAACAATCATGCATTGTACCATCGGCTGCTGGACATACGTAATCCGGAAGAGATCGAGCGTATGCTGGTGGAGCAAGTCATTTCCCCTATGGTAAAAAGTATGAAGGAAAAGACGAACCAGCAATTCCGCTGTCTCTCCGAGAAAATTGCCGCCATGATCAGGGCTGAATATGACCAGGAATTGTCACTGGAGCTTATTGGAGAGCGTCTTCATTACAATCCCAATTATCTAAGCAGTATTTTCAAAAAAGAATACGGTACGACGTTCAGCGAATATCTGATGAACTACCGATTGCAAATGGGTAAAAAGTGGCTCGTTGAAACAAATATGACGATTAAAGAAATCGCCGAACGATTGCAATATCATAATCCGCAGAACTTTATCCGCTCGTTTCGGAAGAAGGAGCAGGTCACGCCCGGAGCATATCGTAAGATGAAGCAAGCGAATTGA
- a CDS encoding GDSL-type esterase/lipase family protein, whose amino-acid sequence MLHVVSHKEQIVKKEFTADTSFLSLYPAVAHEALPFILVLPGGGYEHLASHEGEPIARWLNDLGIHAGVLHYQVGDFEVDSLLDDVEHALRWIRQTSKDWKVIPEQVGLVGFSAGGHLASIVATRGAEKPDLLLLGYPVITFHDAYTHIGSRTHFLGEQPTQEQLHAFSSDQQVTSQTPPTFIWTTANDATVPVENSLLLASALSREGIPFELHVFEEGRHGLGLAEDNPECQQWLSLAEKWLQKHSYVTEGQQITSRLFIAGDSTAAQKGATEKPMTGWGEHLQSYFDPSVQVNNRAVNGRSTKSFIAEGRLSHIEKDFRAGDYLFIQFGHNDEKKEDPTRYTDPDGDYRQNLIQCIESARKRGGIPVLLTSVSRRRFTADGEPDPHAVGAYPAAMRRVAEETRTPLLDIFEASQQLYHNLGEEGSQQLFMHLPEKAHPNYPAGVTDNTHFSEEGARQIAKLVAEAISQCAELHALKQFMHLEGTNQDSARAELLVKKGGYL is encoded by the coding sequence ATGTTACACGTTGTTAGTCATAAAGAACAGATTGTAAAAAAAGAATTTACAGCAGACACTTCCTTTCTCTCCCTCTATCCAGCAGTGGCCCATGAAGCTCTCCCTTTTATATTGGTACTGCCCGGCGGTGGCTACGAGCATTTGGCTTCACATGAGGGGGAACCCATAGCTCGATGGTTAAATGATTTAGGTATTCATGCAGGTGTGCTGCATTATCAAGTCGGAGACTTTGAGGTCGATTCCTTGTTGGATGATGTGGAACATGCCCTGAGGTGGATTCGACAAACGTCCAAAGACTGGAAAGTGATTCCGGAGCAAGTCGGTCTGGTTGGATTTTCAGCAGGCGGGCACTTGGCCTCCATCGTCGCCACCAGAGGGGCGGAAAAACCCGATCTTCTGCTGTTGGGCTACCCCGTGATTACGTTTCATGATGCTTATACACATATTGGAAGCCGCACTCATTTTTTAGGTGAACAGCCAACACAGGAGCAGCTTCACGCCTTTTCATCCGATCAACAAGTGACTTCACAGACCCCTCCAACTTTTATTTGGACAACGGCCAATGATGCCACTGTTCCGGTCGAAAACAGCCTGTTACTGGCTTCCGCATTATCCAGAGAAGGCATTCCATTTGAGTTGCATGTATTTGAGGAAGGGCGACACGGCTTGGGACTCGCTGAAGATAACCCTGAGTGCCAACAATGGCTCTCTCTTGCGGAAAAATGGCTTCAAAAACATAGCTATGTTACAGAAGGCCAACAGATAACATCCAGGCTGTTTATCGCTGGTGATTCCACCGCTGCCCAAAAAGGAGCTACCGAAAAACCGATGACAGGCTGGGGCGAACACTTGCAGAGTTATTTTGACCCGTCTGTTCAAGTGAACAATCGTGCGGTTAATGGACGAAGCACTAAATCTTTTATAGCGGAAGGTCGATTGTCTCATATTGAAAAGGATTTTCGAGCCGGCGATTATCTGTTTATTCAATTTGGACACAACGATGAGAAGAAAGAAGATCCCACCCGCTATACCGATCCTGACGGGGACTACCGTCAAAATCTAATTCAATGTATCGAGTCTGCTCGGAAGCGTGGTGGAATTCCAGTGCTGTTGACCTCTGTAAGCCGCCGCCGCTTTACCGCAGATGGAGAACCTGATCCGCATGCAGTGGGAGCTTATCCCGCAGCCATGAGACGAGTAGCCGAGGAAACCCGGACACCACTGCTTGATATTTTTGAAGCCTCTCAGCAGCTTTATCATAACCTTGGAGAAGAAGGGTCCCAGCAGCTATTTATGCACTTGCCTGAAAAAGCACATCCGAATTACCCGGCTGGCGTAACGGATAATACTCATTTCTCTGAGGAAGGAGCACGGCAGATTGCCAAGCTGGTCGCTGAAGCCATTAGCCAATGTGCGGAATTACATGCCTTAAAGCAGTTTATGCACTTGGAAGGAACGAATCAAGATAGTGCAAGAGCAGAATTGTTGGTTAAAAAGGGTGGTTATTTATGA
- a CDS encoding AAA family ATPase, whose amino-acid sequence MLIGIDGCGGSGKSTFAYKLKEELSNSTIVHKDDFYLSSSNILNTHPSKKPIGADFDWKRLLNQILEPIRNEKDGHYQRYDWETDKLAEWHTVPVGGIVIIEGVYSIRKELEDKYDFKIWVDCPREIRLSRGLERDGECARGMWEDNWMISEDIYVEAHKPFKRADLVISGAL is encoded by the coding sequence TTGCTGATTGGGATAGATGGTTGTGGTGGTTCTGGTAAAAGTACATTCGCTTACAAGTTAAAAGAAGAACTATCTAACTCAACTATTGTTCATAAGGATGACTTCTATCTCTCCTCCTCTAACATTTTAAATACACATCCCTCAAAAAAACCTATCGGTGCTGATTTTGATTGGAAACGTCTTTTAAATCAGATACTGGAGCCCATAAGAAATGAAAAGGATGGGCATTATCAACGGTATGATTGGGAGACGGATAAGCTTGCGGAATGGCATACTGTTCCTGTTGGTGGCATTGTCATAATCGAAGGAGTGTATTCCATTCGAAAGGAACTGGAGGATAAATATGACTTCAAAATTTGGGTTGATTGTCCACGAGAAATTAGGCTTTCAAGAGGTCTTGAAAGAGACGGAGAGTGTGCTCGTGGGATGTGGGAGGATAATTGGATGATTTCAGAAGACATTTATGTAGAAGCTCATAAACCCTTTAAAAGAGCAGACCTCGTTATTAGTGGAGCTTTATAA
- the pyrE gene encoding orotate phosphoribosyltransferase: MTTLNNIPEQIASHLLRIQAVALRPQQPFTWTSGIKSPIYCDNRLTMSYPEVRELIADSFAAVIREQYPETEVIAGTATAGIPHAAWVAQKLNLPMAYVRDKAKGHGKENQIEGRISEGQKVIVIEDLISTGGSSIKAAQAIEQAGAQPLAVLAIFSYQLDKATQAFAEAGVKLQSLSNYTALMDVALREGTIQEGELELLRSWRQDPASFGK, encoded by the coding sequence ATGACTACATTAAATAATATCCCCGAGCAAATTGCATCCCATCTGTTACGTATCCAGGCGGTAGCGCTGCGTCCACAGCAGCCTTTTACATGGACATCCGGCATTAAATCGCCTATTTACTGTGACAATCGCCTGACCATGTCCTACCCGGAGGTGCGCGAGCTGATTGCTGATTCGTTCGCTGCTGTGATCCGTGAGCAATACCCTGAAACCGAAGTCATAGCAGGCACGGCTACAGCGGGGATTCCTCATGCTGCCTGGGTGGCGCAAAAGCTAAATCTGCCGATGGCGTATGTAAGGGACAAAGCTAAAGGACACGGCAAAGAGAACCAGATCGAAGGTCGGATTAGTGAGGGACAGAAGGTTATTGTTATCGAGGATCTCATCTCTACTGGCGGCAGCTCCATCAAAGCAGCGCAGGCCATAGAGCAAGCAGGCGCCCAGCCGTTAGCTGTACTCGCTATTTTCAGCTACCAGCTTGATAAAGCGACTCAAGCCTTTGCAGAAGCAGGTGTGAAGCTGCAAAGCTTGTCCAATTACACGGCTCTGATGGACGTTGCCTTGCGTGAGGGAACGATTCAGGAGGGAGAGCTGGAGCTGCTGCGTTCGTGGCGTCAGGACCCGGCCTCCTTTGGCAAATAA
- the pyrF gene encoding orotidine-5'-phosphate decarboxylase, whose translation MNEAFQQMAGRLMVALDYPDAQQAERLIQQLEGIPCYIKVGMQLFYSAGPAFVEQLKARGYSVFLDLKMHDIPNTVRGGAESITRLGVDMFNVHAAGGRNMMAAAKAGAEAAVSADSSLAMPLIIAVTQLTSTDQITMNQEIGIPGTVQDAVVRYAQLTREAGLDGVVASPLEVPAIRAVCGADFKTITPGIRPAGSATGDQSRVVTPGQAIAQGSSYIVVGRPITAAADPRAAAEHIIEEMNQV comes from the coding sequence ATGAACGAAGCATTTCAGCAGATGGCAGGACGGTTGATGGTCGCGTTAGATTACCCGGATGCGCAGCAGGCAGAGCGGCTTATTCAACAACTGGAGGGTATTCCCTGTTATATAAAAGTAGGCATGCAGCTGTTTTATAGCGCAGGGCCCGCCTTTGTTGAGCAGCTAAAGGCGAGAGGATACTCCGTATTTCTGGATTTGAAAATGCATGATATCCCCAACACCGTACGGGGAGGTGCGGAGAGCATCACCCGCCTGGGTGTGGATATGTTCAACGTACACGCTGCCGGAGGAAGAAATATGATGGCAGCCGCTAAGGCCGGGGCCGAAGCAGCAGTTTCCGCAGACAGCTCGCTTGCCATGCCGCTCATTATTGCTGTTACACAGCTAACCAGTACGGATCAGATAACTATGAACCAGGAGATAGGTATTCCTGGTACGGTACAGGATGCGGTCGTTCGATACGCACAACTGACCCGTGAGGCAGGATTGGACGGAGTAGTGGCATCCCCGTTGGAAGTGCCTGCAATCCGCGCTGTATGCGGGGCGGACTTCAAGACGATTACCCCTGGCATACGTCCGGCAGGCAGCGCTACAGGCGACCAGTCACGTGTAGTGACACCTGGACAGGCCATCGCCCAGGGTAGCAGCTACATCGTCGTTGGACGCCCCATCACGGCTGCAGCAGACCCGCGTGCCGCAGCGGAACACATTATTGAGGAGATGAACCAAGTATGA
- the carB gene encoding carbamoyl-phosphate synthase large subunit, translating to MPKNTELKKILVIGSGPIVIGQAAEFDYAGTQACQALKEEGVEVVLINSNPATIMTDTNMADKVYIEPITLDFVTQIIRQERPDGLLPTLGGQTGLNMAVELARAGVLERENVKLLGTQLTSIEKAEDRDLFRDLMRELEQPVPESVIVTTLEESLDFANEIGYPIIVRPAYTLGGTGGGICANEEELRETVSSGLRYSPIGQCLVEKSIAGMKEVEYEVMRDGNDNCIVVCNMENFDPVGVHTGDSIVVAPSQTLSDREYQMLRSASLKIIRALNIEGGCNVQFALDPHSYQYYVIEVNPRVSRSSALASKATGYPIAKMAAKIALGYTLDEIVNPVTGQTYACFEPTLDYIVSKIPRWPFDKFISANRKLGTQMKATGEVMAIGRTFEESIHKAVRSLEIGVHRLHLKGADQLSDEVLTERLIKADDERLFLVAEAFRRGWEQQEIQDLTKIDWWFLDKVEGIVKFEAKMAEESELTYETLYQAKRNGFTDRSIAEVRSLGQLGGSMTTEREVREFRLSHNLRPVYKMVDTCAAEFEATTPYYYSSYEVENEVIPSNKEKVIVLGSGPIRIGQGIEFDYSTVHAVWAIQKAGYEAVIINNNPETVSTDFNTSDRLYFEPLFFEDVMNVIEQEKPIGVIVQFGGQTAINLAAPLSAAGVNILGTSLESIDEAEDRKKFERLLSRLAIAQPKGNTVISVDEAVGTAQALGYPVLVRPSYVLGGRAMEIVYSDAELLRYMEEAVKINPEHPVLIDRYMLGKEVEVDAICDGETVLVPGIMEHVERAGVHSGDSIAVYPPQHLSDELKQKIVEITISIAKELKTIGLVNIQFVIHQDEVYVIEVNPRSSRTVPFLSKVTNIPMANLATQAILGGKLKDAGYTEGLWPESNYVSVKVPVFSFAKLRRVEPTLGPEMKSTGEVMGRDIQYAKALYKGLVGAGMKIPSTGAIIITVADKDKEEAVELMQGFYRLGYKIIATGGTAAALEQANIPVKTINKLSEGTPNILDMIRTGEANFVFNTLTKGKTPERDGFRIRREAVENGIVCMTSLDTVRALLRMLETINFTSESMPVLSH from the coding sequence ATGCCGAAAAATACAGAACTTAAAAAAATACTCGTAATTGGTTCCGGCCCTATCGTGATTGGCCAGGCTGCGGAATTCGACTACGCTGGTACACAAGCTTGTCAAGCGCTCAAAGAAGAAGGCGTCGAGGTAGTGCTGATCAACAGTAATCCGGCAACCATCATGACAGACACGAACATGGCGGACAAAGTATACATCGAGCCGATTACACTTGATTTTGTAACACAAATTATCCGTCAAGAGCGTCCGGATGGCCTGCTTCCTACACTGGGAGGACAGACAGGATTGAATATGGCGGTGGAGCTGGCTCGTGCCGGAGTGCTGGAGCGTGAAAACGTCAAGCTGCTGGGAACACAGCTGACTTCGATTGAAAAAGCCGAAGACCGTGACTTGTTCCGCGATTTGATGCGTGAGCTGGAACAGCCTGTACCTGAGAGCGTTATTGTTACAACGCTAGAGGAATCGCTGGATTTTGCTAACGAAATCGGTTATCCGATCATCGTTCGCCCGGCTTATACGCTGGGTGGAACAGGCGGCGGGATCTGTGCGAACGAAGAAGAACTGCGTGAGACGGTAAGCTCTGGTTTGCGTTACAGTCCAATTGGACAATGTCTGGTGGAAAAAAGCATCGCAGGCATGAAGGAAGTCGAGTATGAGGTCATGCGTGACGGCAATGATAACTGTATCGTTGTCTGCAACATGGAAAACTTTGATCCAGTCGGCGTACATACTGGCGACAGTATCGTTGTAGCGCCGAGTCAGACGCTGTCAGATCGAGAGTACCAGATGCTGCGCTCTGCTTCCCTGAAAATTATCCGCGCCCTCAACATTGAAGGCGGGTGTAATGTGCAGTTTGCGCTTGATCCACACAGCTATCAATACTATGTCATTGAAGTAAATCCGCGGGTGAGTCGTTCCTCGGCGCTGGCTTCCAAGGCGACTGGATATCCAATCGCCAAAATGGCTGCCAAAATCGCGCTGGGCTACACGCTGGATGAAATCGTGAACCCGGTAACGGGGCAAACATATGCTTGCTTTGAGCCGACACTGGATTATATTGTGAGCAAAATACCGCGCTGGCCGTTCGACAAATTCATTTCTGCCAACCGCAAGCTAGGCACGCAAATGAAAGCAACTGGCGAAGTGATGGCTATCGGTCGCACGTTCGAAGAGTCCATCCATAAAGCGGTACGGTCGCTGGAAATCGGTGTACACCGTCTGCATCTTAAGGGAGCCGATCAACTGTCGGATGAGGTGCTCACGGAGCGCCTGATTAAAGCGGATGATGAGCGCTTGTTCCTGGTAGCTGAAGCATTCCGTCGCGGCTGGGAGCAGCAGGAAATTCAGGATTTAACGAAAATTGACTGGTGGTTCCTCGACAAGGTAGAGGGCATTGTCAAGTTCGAAGCCAAAATGGCTGAAGAATCCGAACTGACCTACGAAACACTCTATCAGGCCAAACGTAATGGCTTTACGGACCGCTCCATCGCCGAGGTTCGCAGTCTGGGCCAACTGGGTGGCAGCATGACAACCGAGCGCGAGGTACGTGAGTTCCGCCTGAGTCACAACCTGCGTCCTGTCTATAAAATGGTAGATACATGCGCAGCCGAGTTTGAAGCTACAACGCCGTACTACTATTCCTCTTATGAGGTGGAAAACGAAGTGATTCCATCCAATAAAGAGAAAGTCATCGTACTTGGCTCCGGGCCGATTCGGATCGGGCAAGGGATTGAATTTGATTACTCCACCGTACATGCGGTATGGGCCATTCAAAAAGCGGGCTACGAAGCAGTGATCATCAATAACAATCCTGAAACGGTATCTACGGACTTTAACACATCTGACCGTCTCTACTTTGAGCCGCTCTTCTTCGAGGATGTCATGAACGTCATCGAGCAGGAAAAACCGATTGGCGTTATCGTCCAGTTCGGCGGTCAAACAGCCATTAATCTCGCAGCTCCGCTTAGTGCGGCAGGCGTGAACATTTTGGGTACGAGTCTGGAAAGTATCGACGAAGCGGAAGATCGGAAAAAGTTCGAGCGGCTGCTGTCACGTCTCGCTATTGCACAGCCTAAGGGCAACACGGTCATCTCGGTTGATGAAGCGGTAGGAACTGCTCAAGCGCTGGGCTATCCGGTGCTGGTGCGTCCATCCTACGTCCTCGGCGGACGTGCTATGGAGATTGTTTACTCCGATGCGGAATTGCTGCGCTACATGGAAGAAGCTGTTAAAATCAACCCTGAGCATCCCGTACTGATCGACCGTTATATGCTGGGCAAAGAAGTTGAGGTTGACGCCATCTGTGATGGCGAAACGGTATTGGTGCCGGGCATTATGGAGCATGTGGAACGGGCAGGGGTTCACTCAGGTGACTCTATCGCGGTGTATCCGCCGCAGCACTTGTCCGACGAGTTGAAGCAAAAAATTGTGGAAATCACGATCAGCATCGCTAAGGAATTGAAAACGATTGGTCTGGTAAACATCCAGTTCGTCATTCATCAAGATGAGGTGTATGTGATCGAGGTCAACCCGCGTTCTTCGCGGACGGTTCCTTTCCTGAGCAAAGTCACGAATATTCCGATGGCGAATCTGGCGACACAGGCCATTTTGGGCGGCAAACTCAAGGATGCGGGCTATACAGAAGGGCTATGGCCTGAAAGTAATTATGTCTCGGTCAAGGTTCCGGTATTCTCTTTTGCCAAGCTGCGCCGTGTAGAGCCGACCCTGGGGCCGGAAATGAAATCGACGGGTGAAGTGATGGGACGCGACATTCAGTACGCCAAAGCGCTGTACAAAGGACTCGTGGGTGCTGGTATGAAAATCCCATCTACCGGAGCGATCATCATCACGGTGGCGGATAAGGACAAAGAAGAAGCAGTGGAACTGATGCAGGGCTTTTACAGACTGGGCTACAAAATTATTGCAACAGGTGGAACGGCGGCTGCGCTGGAGCAGGCTAACATTCCAGTGAAGACGATCAACAAGCTGAGCGAGGGTACCCCGAACATTCTGGATATGATCCGTACGGGTGAAGCCAACTTTGTCTTCAATACGCTGACCAAGGGGAAAACGCCAGAGCGTGATGGATTCCGTATCCGCCGTGAAGCGGTTGAGAACGGCATCGTCTGCATGACCTCGCTGGATACTGTACGCGCTTTGCTGAGAATGCTGGAGACGATTAACTTTACATCCGAATCCATGCCGGTTCTGAGCCACTAA
- a CDS encoding carbamoyl phosphate synthase small subunit: MQARLLLQDGTLFTGTAFGADGEKTGEVVFNTGITGYQEVLTDPSYCGQIVTMTYPLIGNYGITRDDFESVRPYVHGFAVRRYEPVPSNWRAQYSVDDLLKEYGIIGISDIDTRMLTRIIRHHGTMKGILTTGTQPVEELKEMMADLTIEELRNQVPLTSTPHPYSSPGNGERIVLIDYGAKSGILRELNKRDCDVVVVPHDTTAEEIRRLDPDGIQLSNGPGDPKDVPHAVSTVAELLGEYPIFGICLGHQLFALASGADTEKLKFGHRGGNHPVKELESGRCFITSQNHGYTVNEGSIEGTELEVTHINNNDKTIEGLKHTKYPAFSVQYHPEAAPGPYDNGYLFDRFLDMIREHKRNHPKQPRQAAIAAAVRGER, from the coding sequence ATGCAGGCAAGATTGTTGCTTCAGGACGGCACGCTGTTTACAGGCACAGCATTTGGTGCGGACGGTGAAAAAACAGGCGAGGTCGTTTTCAACACAGGGATTACAGGCTACCAGGAGGTACTGACCGATCCCTCTTATTGCGGACAAATCGTAACAATGACTTACCCGCTGATTGGCAATTACGGAATTACTCGGGATGACTTCGAGTCGGTGCGGCCTTATGTGCATGGCTTTGCCGTTCGACGTTACGAGCCGGTGCCAAGCAACTGGCGTGCCCAATACAGCGTGGACGATTTGCTGAAGGAATATGGCATCATTGGCATTAGCGACATCGACACCCGCATGCTTACCCGGATTATTCGCCATCACGGCACGATGAAGGGCATTTTGACGACGGGCACTCAGCCTGTGGAAGAACTGAAAGAAATGATGGCTGACCTGACGATTGAAGAACTGCGTAATCAGGTTCCATTGACCTCCACGCCTCATCCGTATAGCAGCCCTGGCAACGGGGAGCGGATCGTACTGATTGACTACGGCGCTAAGAGCGGTATCTTGCGTGAACTGAATAAAAGGGATTGCGACGTAGTAGTGGTTCCGCATGATACAACGGCAGAGGAAATTCGTCGCTTGGACCCGGACGGAATTCAGTTGTCCAACGGCCCTGGAGATCCCAAAGACGTACCGCATGCCGTAAGCACGGTGGCTGAGCTGCTAGGGGAATATCCGATCTTCGGAATTTGCTTGGGACACCAGTTGTTTGCCTTAGCTTCGGGAGCGGATACGGAGAAACTGAAATTCGGTCATCGTGGCGGTAACCATCCTGTGAAGGAACTGGAGAGCGGACGCTGCTTCATCACTTCACAAAATCACGGCTACACCGTGAATGAGGGTTCGATCGAAGGAACCGAGCTTGAAGTGACGCATATTAATAACAACGATAAAACGATTGAAGGTCTTAAGCATACCAAGTATCCCGCGTTTTCGGTGCAATATCATCCGGAGGCTGCGCCTGGACCTTACGATAACGGCTACTTGTTTGACCGCTTTCTGGACATGATCCGTGAGCACAAAAGAAATCATCCAAAGCAACCGCGTCAGGCTGCTATCGCCGCCGCAGTGAGAGGAGAGCGCTAA